The region TGAACAATTATTCGTTCCTAGCTCGACTGTGGCTCACATCGCATAAATTGACAGGGGTGACCACAACCAATGTGTTTTAGAACTCTTATACTTGTGGCAAGTTATCTGCCCGCAGATCCCAAGGAGTGCATAATTCCATGAACTTTATCTCCCGCCACCTTGGCCCCGACGCAACAGAACGCGAGCAGATGCTCGCTAAGCTCGGGTACGACTCCGTCGAAGACCTAGTCGATGCCGCTATCCCGCAAAAGATTCGCGCGGAGGAATCCCTGCAGTTGCCGGAGCCACTGAGCGAGGATGATGCTCAGGCCAAGCTGCGCTCCTACGCACAGCACAACCAGGTGCTTAAGTCCTTCTACGGACAAGGCTTCTCCGATACCCTGACCCCTGCGGTTATTCGCCGCGGCATGCTCGAGGATGCCGGTTGGTACACCGCCTACACTCCGTACCAGCCAGAAATTTCCCAGGGCCGCCTGGAAGCACTGTTGAACTTCCAGACCATGATTCAGTCCCTGACTGGTCTGCCCATTGCTAACGCTTCCCTGCTGGATGAAGCTTCCGCGACCGCTGAGGCTGTGGGGCTGATGTCCCGTGCGGTAAAGAAGGGCCGTCGCGTGGTGCTGGATTCCCGCCTGCACCCGCAGGTGCTCACCGTGGCTGCAGAGCGCGCCCGTGCGATTGAGCTTGAAGTAGAAATCACTGATGTACGCGATGGCATTGTCGGTGAGGACCTCGTCGGTGCCGTGATTGCTTACACCGGTACTGAAGGCGACATCTTTGACCCGCGTTCGGTCATTGAGGAGCTGCAGACCCGTGGCGCGAAGGCCGCGGTTGTTGCTGACCCGCTGTCGCTGATGCTGCTGGAAGCACCGGGCGAGATGGGTGCCGACATCGTGCTGGGCTCTTCCCAGCGCTTCGGTGTTCCGCTCTTCTTCGGTGGTCCGCACGCTGCCTTCATGGCTGTCAGCGAAAAGCTCAAGCGTCAGATGCCGGGTCGTATCGTCGGTGTCTCCAAGGACGCTGATGGTCGCCCGGCTTATCGTTTGGCACTGCAGACCCGTGAGCAGCACATCCGCCGCGAGCGTGCGACCTCCAACATCTGTACTGCACAGGCACTACTGGCTAATGTGGCTTCCATGTACGCCGTGTACCACGGTCCGCAGGGACTGGAGGACATCGCAAAGCGTGTACACACCCTGGCTTCCTCCTTTGCCCAGGCAGTCAAGGATGCCGGTAAGGAACTGGTCAGCGAAGAATTCTTCGATACCGTCACCGTGGCTGGCGTGGATGCAGCAGCCATTAAGTCCGCGCTGCAGGAGGCGGGCTACCTGGTGCGCACCATTGGCGACGACAAGGTTTCGGTCTCCTTTGGTGAGTCCGCAACCCAGGGCGATGTCCACGTGCTGGCCGATGCTTTCGGCGCCAAGGCTGGCGATGAGGCCGACTTCGCATTCCCGGAGGGCGTGCAGCGTAGCGAGCAGCCGCTGCAGCACGAAATCTTTAACACCATCCACTCTGAAACCCAGATGATGCGCTACCTGCGAAAGCTGGCAGACAAGGATCTCGCGCTGGACCGCACCATGATTCCGCTGGGTTCCTGCACCATGAAGCTCAATCCAACTGCGGCCATGGAGCCGATTTCCTGGCCGGAGTTCGCCAACATTCACCCTTATGCACCAGAGGAGACCACCGCTGGTTGGCGCGAGCTTATCGATGAGCTCGAGGGCTGGCTGGCTGAACTAACCGGCTACGCCAAGGTCTCCATCCAGCCGAATGCTGGTTCCCAGGGTGAGCTGGCTGGCCTGCTGGCTATCCGCCGCTACCACGTGGCCAACGGTGATAACGGCCGTGACGTCGTGCTCATTCCGGCTTCTGCTCACGGCACCAATGCGGCGTCGGCAACGCTGGCGAACCTGCGTGTGGCCGTCGTCAAGACTGCCGATGATGGTTCTATTGACCTGGCTGATCTGGATGCCAAGATTGAGCAGTACAACGAGCACATCGCCGGCATCATGATCACCTACCCCTCCACCCACGGCGTGTTCGACCCGGAGGTCCGCGACGTCTGCGACAAGATCCATGCCGCTGGTGGTCAGGTCTACATCGATGGTGCGAACATGAACGCGCTGACTGGCTGGGCACGCCCGGGCCAGTTCGGCGGCGATGTCTCCCACCTGAACCTGCACAAGACCTTCACCATCCCGCACGGTGGCGGCGGCCCGGGTGTCGGCCCGGTCGGTGTAGCTGAGCACCTCATTCCTTTCCTGCCGACCAACGCAGCAGATCCGGAGCTGGATGCAACGGAGGCTACCCCGGTCGGCCAGGGTGTTCCGATTACCAATACCCAGTACGGTTCGGCCGGCGTACTGCCTATTTCGTGGGCATACCTGGCGATGGCCGGTGCTAACGGGCTTGCCGATGCCTCCAGCCACGCCATCTTGGGTGCCAACTACGTCGCGCACGAGCTCAACGATTCCTTCCCGGTGCTGTATACCGGCAATAAGGGCCTGGTTGCCCACGAGTGCATCCTGGACCTGCGCGAGCTGACTGATAAGTCCGGGGTGACTGCGGCGGACGTCGCAAAGCGCCTGATTGACTTCGGCTTCCACGCACCGACCCTGGCCTTCCCGGTCGCCGGCACCCTCATGGTGGAGCCGACCGAGTCCGAAGACCTGGGCGAGCTGGACCGCTTCATCGAAGCAATGCGCACCATTCGCGCAGAGATTCAGGAAATCATCGACGGCGACGTTGCGTATGAGGATTCCGTGGTCCACCACGCACCGTTTACGGCAGTATCGCTCATCAACGAGGACTGGGATTACAAGTTCGACCGCGAGAAGGCTGCTTACCCGGTCAACTCGCTGCGGTTGAACAAGTACTTCCCGCCGGTACGTCGCCTGGATGAG is a window of Corynebacterium camporealensis DNA encoding:
- the gcvP gene encoding aminomethyl-transferring glycine dehydrogenase — translated: MNFISRHLGPDATEREQMLAKLGYDSVEDLVDAAIPQKIRAEESLQLPEPLSEDDAQAKLRSYAQHNQVLKSFYGQGFSDTLTPAVIRRGMLEDAGWYTAYTPYQPEISQGRLEALLNFQTMIQSLTGLPIANASLLDEASATAEAVGLMSRAVKKGRRVVLDSRLHPQVLTVAAERARAIELEVEITDVRDGIVGEDLVGAVIAYTGTEGDIFDPRSVIEELQTRGAKAAVVADPLSLMLLEAPGEMGADIVLGSSQRFGVPLFFGGPHAAFMAVSEKLKRQMPGRIVGVSKDADGRPAYRLALQTREQHIRRERATSNICTAQALLANVASMYAVYHGPQGLEDIAKRVHTLASSFAQAVKDAGKELVSEEFFDTVTVAGVDAAAIKSALQEAGYLVRTIGDDKVSVSFGESATQGDVHVLADAFGAKAGDEADFAFPEGVQRSEQPLQHEIFNTIHSETQMMRYLRKLADKDLALDRTMIPLGSCTMKLNPTAAMEPISWPEFANIHPYAPEETTAGWRELIDELEGWLAELTGYAKVSIQPNAGSQGELAGLLAIRRYHVANGDNGRDVVLIPASAHGTNAASATLANLRVAVVKTADDGSIDLADLDAKIEQYNEHIAGIMITYPSTHGVFDPEVRDVCDKIHAAGGQVYIDGANMNALTGWARPGQFGGDVSHLNLHKTFTIPHGGGGPGVGPVGVAEHLIPFLPTNAADPELDATEATPVGQGVPITNTQYGSAGVLPISWAYLAMAGANGLADASSHAILGANYVAHELNDSFPVLYTGNKGLVAHECILDLRELTDKSGVTAADVAKRLIDFGFHAPTLAFPVAGTLMVEPTESEDLGELDRFIEAMRTIRAEIQEIIDGDVAYEDSVVHHAPFTAVSLINEDWDYKFDREKAAYPVNSLRLNKYFPPVRRLDEAYGDRNLVCSCPPPEAFDIED